TTGAACATCTCAGCCCGGAACGTCAATTGCTGCTCCTCAACAATGCGGAAGCTCTTCATTAACCCAAGATCGAAGTTGAGTTGCGAAGGACCGACGATCGAACCCGCATAGCTATTGCCGAAGTTATGGGCAAAGGTCTGCCCAGGGGCGAGTGCGGGAATCGCAAACGCAGCCGGGTTGTACCAGCAGGCCAGCGTCCTCTTGCCCGGTGTGCATCCGAGCCGTGCTTGATCCGTCGGATCGATGGAGAAGTCCGCAGGGTTACCCAATTGATCGGGCCGTGGACCAAAGCTTCCCGTGTTCGTGTAATCGTGAGAGGTGCCTTCTTTCGCGTGCTCGCCCGTGCGTGCCACAGTAATTCCGCTCAATTCCCATCCGCCGAGGGCCAGATCGGCACCCCGTCCCATGTTGCCGCCGAACTGGCGTCCTTTACCGAACGGAAGCTTGTAGGTATAGCTGATGGTGAAGCGATGACGGAAATCGGGTTCCACATAACCCCGCTCGCCATTGGTGTTATAGGAGTTCTGCACCGAAGTGCCCGCTGTTCCGTGACTTGTTCCAATGTCCTTGCTCCATGTATAGGAAGCAAGCATGGTCAAACTATTGGAAACCTTCTTCTGTAGCTTGGCTTCGAGCGCATTGAAGTGTAGATTGAATCGCGGATAGTCGATCGTAAGAATATCGCTTAGATCAGGATCTACCTTGAAATAAGGCCGTCCGTAGTTAGGAGCAGGACCGAAGTTTGAGTCGAGCGGTACAGGAGCTTGGTTCAGATCGCTCGCCTCGTTATCCCACAAGCGCTGCCCCTGCGTGCCCACATATGCAAGACTCATTACCCAGCTTCCTGGCAGTTCTTTCTCAAGACCCAGATTCCACTCCGTGATGCGCGGAAGAAGTCGCTGCGGCCCGCTCGTCTTCACCTGCCCGGTCGGATGGAGAGGATCGATCGCCGGAAGCGTCGCAGGAAATCCTGACCGCAGTAGCTGTGCCGTTTCTGGAATCTGCGCCGGGCTATAAGCCGCCGAGTAAAGCTCCAGCAAAGGAGGGTTCTCGCCAAGGTCGTTGAAGATGTTGCCCTCAGGAGAGTAGAAGATGCCGAACGCCCCATGTATCACCATGTTTCCATGACGCTGCGGCGAATAAGCAAATCCAATACGCGGTCCAAAGTCGGTCTTGTCATACGCTACACCGGCATTGGGGATAGCATTCGGTCCGAAGTTATTATCGACAACTCCCGTCTGTAGGTTGAAGTTACCTACCCTGCCACCTACAGGTGAGTAAAGGTCATAACGAAAGCCAAGGTTGAGAGTAAGTCCGGGAGCGATCTTCCAGTCATCCTGAAAGAAGGTATCAAACTCCCTCATGTTGGTCTTGTCCATGCTGGCCAGGTTGTCCTGCAACTTGCTCACAGGAATACCCAGCAACAAGTCCGCAATCGCGCTGCCGCCATCTCCAGTGGCGATATTCTGCGTGTACTGGCCGGAGAAGGAGAAGGTTCCAAAGGGAGCTTCCGCCTGGAAAAAGTTTCTGGAGAGATAGCGGAAGTCGCCACCGAACTTGAAGGCGTGACGCCCCTTCAACCAAGTCACAATATCGGCGATCTGGTACGTGTCGTCGGTGGCAATCTCAGGAACATAACTCGAATCGCCAAACGAGGTATAGCCGGAGAGTGTGAACAGCGAAAGTCCTGTGGAATAAGGGTTCCCTCCACGGTTTGCATTGGGAATCCCCAGCTGCTGCGAGCGATCCTGCCCCGCATCCAGATGCTGCGTATTGATCTGCCAGCGCAGAAAGGCAAAGTGCGCATCGTTCGTAATGTTCTTGCTGAAGGCATGGTATTCGCCGATGGCGTAGCTCTGTTCACGGCCATCAATGTTACTTCCGAACCCCTGGCAGCAGCCTCCGGCCTCCCCTAGCGGTGCAGGCTTCAGAAAGCGGACATCCTGCAAAGCCGCATGTCCAAAAAGCTGATCCGTCTCGCGGATGTTGTGGTCGATGCGAGCATCGAACTGGTCTCCATTCGTAACTTGCTTCGGCGTGTACACATAGTTATTCACCGTGCCGGGAAGGTTCGGTAACGGCAGAACATTCAGGACGGCCTGTCCAACGCTGTCGATACGGTTCAATGGAATCACAAACGGATTGTTTGGATTCAACAACGCGCGTTGCGAGCTCACAGCATTGGTCGTCTGCGGATCATAGAGATTCGCTTTCAGCTCGCTAAAATCTCCCGCGTGCATACGGACCGTAGGGACCGAGCTCACATACGAAACACCCTGACGGATTCGTTCTCC
This is a stretch of genomic DNA from Granulicella sp. WH15. It encodes these proteins:
- a CDS encoding TonB-dependent receptor gives rise to the protein MLKKVVRIIAAVVLLVSGFSAAAQTTAQFSGRVSDPQGAIVRNAEVRVVNQATGVERRMTTNNDGLYTVPFLNPGMYQIFVQAAGFSTTSSEPITINVGQSLSFDVQLRLMSSQQQVEVAASVPIIDQTSSSLGTIETTQRIVDLPLNGRNFLQLAYLGAGANQGAQNNGPLRGTTDNNRPGIQVAVNGLTSFDNNFLLDGVDNNEFGQGTLVIQPAPDAIQEFRVEENSMRAEFGRGGAAVNVLLKSGTNKFHGGVYEFIRNDKLDARNYFDPQRPPFQRNQFGALLGGPILHNRTFFFADYEGERIRQGVSYVSSVPTVRMHAGDFSELKANLYDPQTTNAVSSQRALLNPNNPFVIPLNRIDSVGQAVLNVLPLPNLPGTVNNYVYTPKQVTNGDQFDARIDHNIRETDQLFGHAALQDVRFLKPAPLGEAGGCCQGFGSNIDGREQSYAIGEYHAFSKNITNDAHFAFLRWQINTQHLDAGQDRSQQLGIPNANRGGNPYSTGLSLFTLSGYTSFGDSSYVPEIATDDTYQIADIVTWLKGRHAFKFGGDFRYLSRNFFQAEAPFGTFSFSGQYTQNIATGDGGSAIADLLLGIPVSKLQDNLASMDKTNMREFDTFFQDDWKIAPGLTLNLGFRYDLYSPVGGRVGNFNLQTGVVDNNFGPNAIPNAGVAYDKTDFGPRIGFAYSPQRHGNMVIHGAFGIFYSPEGNIFNDLGENPPLLELYSAAYSPAQIPETAQLLRSGFPATLPAIDPLHPTGQVKTSGPQRLLPRITEWNLGLEKELPGSWVMSLAYVGTQGQRLWDNEASDLNQAPVPLDSNFGPAPNYGRPYFKVDPDLSDILTIDYPRFNLHFNALEAKLQKKVSNSLTMLASYTWSKDIGTSHGTAGTSVQNSYNTNGERGYVEPDFRHRFTISYTYKLPFGKGRQFGGNMGRGADLALGGWELSGITVARTGEHAKEGTSHDYTNTGSFGPRPDQLGNPADFSIDPTDQARLGCTPGKRTLACWYNPAAFAIPALAPGQTFAHNFGNSYAGSIVGPSQLNFDLGLMKSFRIVEEQQLTFRAEMFNVANHAQFQIPNTVPDVPGGASISSTLPDNQREVQFSLKYMF